GATTCGGATCGTCGGAGTCTCCGATTCCCTTCGCGCGGATCGACCTGAGAGAACAGCTATGCCTTCGCTTCCGCGTTTGCCCGCCTTGTGGCTCGGCTTGCTGGGATTAACCACCACACAACCGTCCGAACTATTCGGCCAATCCAAGCCAGCAGCCCCGGCTCAAGCCGCCGCTCCTGCCCCGCTCGTCGTCCACCCGGGATTGCCCGGAGCCGCCGCCGCCATCGCCACCATCAACGGCGACCGAATGCCCCTCACGAAGCTCTCCCCTTCGAAGATTTTCCCGAATCTCTGTATTTACGAATATCGAGTCACCACACAATCCGAACTCTGTCAGAAATATGTCGATCAGGGACTCGGCTTCTACTATTCGTATGTGTGGATGGAAGCGGCCCGCTCATTCGAAACCGCACTCAAACATGACCCCGAATGTGCCATGGCCTGGTGGGGCTTGAGCCGATCGCTCGAAAAATGGGGCAAAGGCGACGCCAACGCCGCGCTCAAACAAGCGATGGACCGCATGAAACGGGCCAGCGACCGGGAACGCCTGTTGATCCGCAGCCGCGCCGAAGAGAAGGGGTTGGCCCCGAACACCAAACCCGACGAACGGGTGAAAAAAGCATCGGCCACGCTCGACGATCTGCTCACGCTTTACGCCGACGATCAGGAAGCGTGGTTCAATCGGGCACAACTGGCCAAGGGCACCGCAGCGATTCCATACTACAAAGCGCTGCTGATGATTAACCCGGTACATCCGGGCGCAACCCATGAATTGGTTCACTTTTACGAAAACTATCGGCGTCCGGGTCTGGGTTGGCCCTACGCGGAAGCGTACATGAAATCGTCGCCGGGAATTCCGCACCCGTTCCATATGCAGGCACACTTGGCCACGCGTCTGGGCAAGTGGAAGGAAACCAGTAACCAATCCACGAAAGCCATCGACTTGGAACGGGCGTACCACAAGTTCCAAGGAGTCAAACCGGCGGATGACCATCAGTTCTCGCACCACTTGGAAATTCTGACGCTGTCGCTCATTCACGATGGCCGATTCGCTGAAGCCCGCAAAATCAAAGAAGAAGCCAAAGCCGCCGGGTATCAGCATCCGCTGCCGTGGTTTGCCCTGCATCGCCGGGAACAAGATTGGGCCGAAGCGATGAAGATTGTCGAATCACAACGTCGGCGGGATAAATCACTTGGGGCGTATTTGGCGGCGACGCTGTATCTGGATCAAAACAAACTCGCCGAAGCGAAACTCGAAATCGATGTCATTCGCGAAGCCAGCCAGAAGCGCAAGAACGACCGCCGCATGGAATTGCGACTCTGGGAAACGCTGGGTCGCTATCTCTGTCGCACAGGTTCGCCGGATGAAGGGCTGAAACTCATCTTCCGAACCATCGAAAAGACAAAAGATGATTTCGGTCACCATTCGTGGGGCAACGGTGCCTATTACATGGAAACCTGGGGCGATGAAGCGCTGCTGGCGGGCAAGGCCGAGATTGCCGAAGAAGCCTATCTGGAAGCGCTGGCCCATGATGCCGGGAGTGTGCGGGCGGCGATGGGGCTGCAATATCTGTGTCAGCGTCTGAACCGCACGGATGAAGCCGCAAATTACGCGCGATTGGCGAACGATGCCTGGGCGCGGGCCGATCAGCCGCATGTGGAACGATTGCGTCAGGAGATGTTGGCCTCGTCCGCGAGTCTGCTCCCCAACGCGACCGTCAGCAAACCGACGACGTTTTCCGCCCCGATGAATCCTTGATTTCGGAGAAATGCCCCATGCGACGCTTCGCAATCGCTTGTTTTCTGGCGGGATTGTCTTTGAGTGTGGCTACCGCCGAACCCGTGAAATCCGGATTGGAACCGGGCAAAAAAGTCGCCCCGTACAGTTTCCATGTCGCCACGGGTCCGGAACGCGGGCAGCAAACCTGCTACATCTGCGAAACCGGCGGCCGACCTGCGGTCCTGGTGTTCGCCCGTTCGTTGACTCCATCGTTGGGCAAACTGCTGGACCAATGCGATCAGTTGCTGGTCAAGCAACCCAAAGAAGGTGGCCGCGGTTGGGCGACGATTTTGGGTGAGAAGACGGTGGATCTCGATTCGCTCGCCAAATGGAGCAAAGAGCAAGGCTTGAAGCTCATGCCGGTGGGTGTGTTCGACGATCCGGTTGGGCCACCGGCGTATCGATTGCATGCGGATGCCGATGTGACCGTGATGCTCTTCACGGCACGCAAAGTCACGCATCGCTTCAGCTTCCGCGCCAATGAACTGACCGATTCGGCCATTGCGACGATTGTGCAGGAATTCACCGCCATCGCCCCGCCGCAAAAGTAAATTGCCAGCAGATTGGGCAAAAAACACCGCACCCCGATTGATCGCCCGAACAGGCATCAACCGGGGTGCATGGTTTCCGACGAGTCGCAATCCGAAGGATTACTTCTTCTCTTTGTTCGAAGCCGGGATCACTTCACCCTTGGGGGCGGTATCCCGCAGCGTGTCTTCCACGCTGTTGATGATCGAACGCGGATCGTTTTCGCTCTTGAGGAACAATTGCGGCTTGGCTTCGGTTCGCAGCGATTCGAACAGCTTGGGAATTTCTTCCGACAAGCGGCGATCGATCACGTCTTTGGTCAGAATCGGCTTTTCCTTCTCGAAATCCTTGCCAGCTTCCGGCTCGATCACGCCGACGCACTTCATCAACATGATGCCTTGCGGGGTGGTCAGCAGTCGGCTCAACTCGCCGGGTTGCAGCTTGAACGCTTCGGTTTCGACGAGATCGCTTTGGCCGCCCGAGAATCGAGCGATCGGGGCGACTTCCCCGCCGGAAGCGGCGAGCGTGGCATTGGCTTGCGAACGAGCAGCGCGATCGAATTCGTCATCGCTGGAACGAATCTTCTCGAATTGTTGCAGGGCAATCTTGCTATCTTGGCCCGGCCACATGATGATGCGGACTTTGACCTTCTTGCCGTAGCGATATTCGTACATTTTCTTGAGTTCTTCGTCCGTGACCTTGATTTGATCGCGGCACAGCTTCGACATCAGCACGCGAGGCCGAATCACGTCTTGCTTCCATTCATACAGCGTTTTGCCGTATTCTTTCTTCAGAAGCTGCACGAAGTCGGCTTGCTTGAGGTTCAACCCCACCAAGTCATCATTGAGTGCGGCATCGACTTCTTCGGGCGTGATCGTCACGTTCCGTTGCTTGCAGGCATGCTCGATAATCTTCGTATTCACCAGCAGTTGCAGCTTTTCCGCCCCGTAGCGAGCGATGAGATATTCGCCCAATTCTTCACGGGTCACGGGGATGGTGCCATACACATAGGCCACCACACGCTGCGAGTATTCCGTGGGGGCAACCGCCGGGAGCGTGGCGGGCGGCGGAGTTGGATCGGCGATGACGCGCGAGAATCCGCTGAATTGTCCGACCGCCACACCAATCCCAAAAATGGCAAGCCAAGCGAGACGCGAGGAACGGCTCACGGTCGTTGGATTCGTGGACTTCTTGAGCATTTGTCAGCCTCCATGCGACGGACCCGCGAATTGACGAAGCTCAATTGGGGTCATTTGTCGGGAAACTAACGACGGGCCGATTTTTTCGCAAGATCAGTCTGCCATTTGCCGACACGTCACCTGACGCCGGTCGGAACGGCGGTTGGGACACTGAGCGGAGCAGCCGGGGGTTGTGCCGGTTCGATCCCGCAGCGTTTGCAGGTTTGCAGCAACAGCGAGCGCGCCCAAGGCGGCATCAATTCCAACAACTCCGCTCGCCAAGTCGTGCCGATGACCACGCGATCGAACGGTTCCAATCGCAGATTCTGTTCCGAATCGTCATCT
This DNA window, taken from Tuwongella immobilis, encodes the following:
- a CDS encoding tetratricopeptide repeat protein produces the protein MPSLPRLPALWLGLLGLTTTQPSELFGQSKPAAPAQAAAPAPLVVHPGLPGAAAAIATINGDRMPLTKLSPSKIFPNLCIYEYRVTTQSELCQKYVDQGLGFYYSYVWMEAARSFETALKHDPECAMAWWGLSRSLEKWGKGDANAALKQAMDRMKRASDRERLLIRSRAEEKGLAPNTKPDERVKKASATLDDLLTLYADDQEAWFNRAQLAKGTAAIPYYKALLMINPVHPGATHELVHFYENYRRPGLGWPYAEAYMKSSPGIPHPFHMQAHLATRLGKWKETSNQSTKAIDLERAYHKFQGVKPADDHQFSHHLEILTLSLIHDGRFAEARKIKEEAKAAGYQHPLPWFALHRREQDWAEAMKIVESQRRRDKSLGAYLAATLYLDQNKLAEAKLEIDVIREASQKRKNDRRMELRLWETLGRYLCRTGSPDEGLKLIFRTIEKTKDDFGHHSWGNGAYYMETWGDEALLAGKAEIAEEAYLEALAHDAGSVRAAMGLQYLCQRLNRTDEAANYARLANDAWARADQPHVERLRQEMLASSASLLPNATVSKPTTFSAPMNP
- a CDS encoding peptidylprolyl isomerase; this encodes MLKKSTNPTTVSRSSRLAWLAIFGIGVAVGQFSGFSRVIADPTPPPATLPAVAPTEYSQRVVAYVYGTIPVTREELGEYLIARYGAEKLQLLVNTKIIEHACKQRNVTITPEEVDAALNDDLVGLNLKQADFVQLLKKEYGKTLYEWKQDVIRPRVLMSKLCRDQIKVTDEELKKMYEYRYGKKVKVRIIMWPGQDSKIALQQFEKIRSSDDEFDRAARSQANATLAASGGEVAPIARFSGGQSDLVETEAFKLQPGELSRLLTTPQGIMLMKCVGVIEPEAGKDFEKEKPILTKDVIDRRLSEEIPKLFESLRTEAKPQLFLKSENDPRSIINSVEDTLRDTAPKGEVIPASNKEKK